A window from Megalobrama amblycephala isolate DHTTF-2021 linkage group LG21, ASM1881202v1, whole genome shotgun sequence encodes these proteins:
- the si:dkey-197i20.6 gene encoding gamma-interferon-inducible lysosomal thiol reductase, whose protein sequence is MNTLMLCVFHVIFLKVYDIQCKSHPKPSCGYPPSQWCRSLEIAIECGVQKQCMELNATRPNPMVSPVEISLYYESLCPGCRAFLTEQLFPTWTLLKDIMKVNLVPFGNAKELPEENSFSCQHGEPECYANMVEACVLYAASHAAFPVIYCMESSADVVKSAKPCLQLYAPFVKWETIGSCARGEVGHSLMHQNAVKTQALKPAHTHVPWITINGEYTSEWEDKAMSTLFKLVCTLYKGIMPPVCTGALKKLDRSFC, encoded by the exons ATGAACACTCTGATGCTTTGTGTGTTTCATGTAATTTTCCTCAAAGTTTATGATATCCAGTGTAAATCTCACCCAAAGCCTTCATGTGGATACCCTCCATCCCAATGGTGCAGGTCTCTGGAGATCGCCATAGAATGTGGG GTGCAGAAACAATGTATGGAACTGAATGCGACCCGGCCAAACCCAATGGTTTCTCCTGTAGAGATTTCTCTCTACTACGAGAGCTTGTGTCCTGGCTGCAGAGCGTTCCTAACAGAACAACTTTTCCCAACTTGGACTTTACTGAAAGATATAATGAAAGTCAACCTGGTGCCTTTTGGCAACGCTAAG GAACTTCCTGAAGAGAATTCATTCTCATGTCAACATGGAGAACCAGAGTGCTACGCTAATATGGTTGAG GCATGTGTTTTGTATGCAGCCAGTCATGCAGCATTTCCTGTCATTTACTGCATGGAGTCATCTGCAGATGTAGTGAAATCTGCTAAGCCT TGTTTGCAGCTCTATGCACCATTTGTTAAATGGGAGACCATAGGGTCATGTGCCAGAGGAGAAGTTGGCCACAGTTTGATGCATCAGAATGCAGTGAAAACACAAGCGCTCAAACCTGCACATACTCATGTGCCCTGGATCACCATCAATGGG GAATACACTAGTGAATGGGAAGATAAGGCTATGTCCACTCTCTTCAAACTTGTATGCACCTTGTACAAA GGAATCATGCCACCAGTCTGTACTGGAGCCCTGAAAAAACTTGACCGAAGCTTTTGCTAG